Genomic DNA from Niallia circulans:
AGCTTCTATCCCTCATATTTTCCATCACTTAGGGCCAAGGGCAAGAATGATGAAAACAAGGATAATTAAAGAGAATAATATCCAATTCCCTGCAATGAAGTTTGCAGAGGACAAGCAGTTCTTTATGGATGTATTGGCCTGCTGCAAAACCATCTCAACAACGAAAGATGTCATCTACTATTTGAACAGACAAAATGAAAATAAAGGCTCGTTAACTTCACGGACAAATGTGCTTGAAAAGATGAAATGCAATCAAAAGGTGATACGTTATTTTAAAGAAAAAGAGCTTGATTCTGACATAAAAAAAATGATATTAAACAGATTATTCGAATTTGACTGCTTTACAGGCTTCATCAATCGCTATCATACGCTTAGAACTAATAGTCCGTCATACAAACAAAAAGCCAATGACTATATGAAAAGAAAAGCCTATGCTTGGACAATGAAAAAAACATTAAAAGCAGCAAATGATTTGGATTATGACATTAGTGACCATTTCTTTAAACCAATTAACAAGGTATGCTATGAGCTTTTCAGGAACGGAAAATATAGCGAGATTGAAGAGCTGTTTCGCTGGAATGCAAATGAAAAAATCAAGAACTATCATTTTGTTGAAAATAAAGCCTTCTATATAACACCATTGCAGGAACCGTATAAATATATCACTGTTCCAATATATGCAGAGCTCACTGACTGCATTGTCGTTAATGATCATATCCAACTTCATATTAAAGCAGTTGGTGACAATTCTGCTTCCATAAATGAGCTTTTGCTTCGCGACAGACAATCGCAAGCATCTGAATTTAGCATACAAGCCACTGTTCAAAATAATGGTGAAGGTATCTTATCCCTACCAATAGATTGGATAAATTCTCTGCCGAAAGCTGTTTATAATATTTACTTGCGCTACAATGACTATCAAAAGGTCCAATTGCATATTCCAAGCCTAATGGACGGCTTAAAAAGTTCGCAGCACAAAAACTGCCACTTTTATTCGACCATTAATCAGAATTTAGCATTGAAAGTTAAATAATTGTTTCAAGAAAATGAGGAAGAGTCAATACAACCTTTACCATCTCTAATTACGAATATTAAATAATTTATTCTAGCTGTGAACTTGATTGGAGCTTATGATGTCTGACTTTAAAATTAGTTCTTTTCTGCGCTACACACACTCGCTTTCTGCGGGGAAAGCTTCAGCCTCCTCAGCTTCGTCTGTGGGGTCTAAGCCTTTCCTCTATTTTCCCTTAGTAGTCGATTGTCTTCTGCTACATTCCAATAAGATTTTTAATCTTGTAATTATGCAGTAAACAATGTAAAAACCGAACAATTCTATTAATATAATGCTTCAATAGAATAGTTCGGTTTATGATTAGACTTAAATACTTATGTCCAAGCCTATCAGGTTATCATTCAAATTTCGGCAGCCAATGTCCGTGTGCTTCTATTAAATCGTCACACATAGCGACAATATCATCCATTGACAGTTCTGCAGCTGTATGTGGATCAAGTAAGGCTGCTTGGTATATATGTTCCTTTTTTCTTGTGACAGCAGCTTCAATAGTTAGAAGTTGTGTGTTTATATTCGTTCTGTTTAATGCGGCCAGCTGTTCTGGCAGCTCCCCAATATAGCAAGGCAATATTCCGTTTCTATCGACAAGACATGGTACCTCAACACATGCTTTTTCAGGGAGATTGCTGATAAGCCCGCCCGTATTCAGTACGTTTCCGCCAAATTTAAAAGGGATATTTGTTTCAATTGCTTCAATGATTCGTGACCCATATTCATGTGAGCGCACATGTGTTAGATTGCTGTTATGTACAAGCTCCTCCCGCATTTTTTTCCAGTTTTCGATTTGCTGGACACAGCGACGCGGATATTCATCTAACGGAATCTGAAATCGGTCGATCAGTTCAGGATAACGACCCTTTATAAAGTATGGATGGTATTCGGCATTATGCTCAGATGATTCTGTTACATAGTATCCGAATTTATCCATTAATTCGAATCGCACCATGTCTGTGTGCTTTTCGAGCTGCTTTTCCTTCGCACGTCGCTTTATTTCCGGATAAAGGTCTTTTCCATCTGCCTTTACCTCCAATAGCCAAGCCATATGGTTAATACCGGCAATTTTCTCCTCCACGTTTTTTGCTTTTATCCCGAGTGACTTTAAGAGATGTGATGTACAAACCTGTACACTGTGACAAAGCCCGACTGTTTTAACATTTGTGTAGCGCAGCATCGCTCCAGTAAGCGCTGCCATCGGATTCGTATAATTGAGAAACAATGCATCTGGACAAACCTCTTCCATGTCCGCTGCAAACTCAAGCATAACAGGAATTGTTCGTAAGCTCCGAAAAATACCACCTATTCCAACAGTATCTGCGATTGTCTGGCGTAGTCCGTATTTCTTTGGAATCTCAAAGTCTATGACCGTACTTGGCTTATAGCCGCCAACTTGAATAGCATTGATGACATACTTTGCTCCTCTTAACGCTTCCTTTCGATCTGTGTACGCCTTAACAGTAACATGGCAATTATAATTATTCTTTAGATTGTTGAGCATATTTTCCGAATCCGTAAGCCGCACCTCATCAATATCAAACAGAGCGAATTCAAATCCCTCAAGGGCAGGGACCATCATACAATCTCCCAGAACATTTTTTGCAAACACAGTGCTTCCTGCACCAATAAATGTGATTCTCGCCATACATCTTCTCCCCTTTAATCGTTTATCATTCTGTTATTTTTTTGTTTACTCATTATGTTTCGATGTGCATGTTTGACATTCCAAGTCAGCCACAATGCTACTGTGCTTCCGAAGAAACATATGAAGAATCCGGCAAGCTGGCTGTATGCAGCAAAAATCGTGATGCAGCCAATCGCCATAACGGCGCTCTGTACAATCCGAGTGATGCTCATAAACAGCATATCTCTTAACACTTCTTTTATTGTCCGTTTTTTTTCTACTAATAAAGGAAATAAATACGGAAGCATGATGAGATATACAAAGGTAATAGTCAGTAGAGTATATCTGAAAATAGCAAAAATAGTACTCTCAGCTTGGAAAAAAAACTGTAAATCGACGTACAGCAAAATTCCTGCAAATAGAATAATTGCTCCAA
This window encodes:
- a CDS encoding glycosyltransferase family 2 protein, encoding MNLLSFALKNKNVSDYDIIQHQSKTMDPVITVVTPVFNNAATIKKTIDSVLNQTLSDQIEYILVDDGSTDKTRSILRDYSSNHPNIKLALLKRNTGTPAFPRNLGIELASAPYISFLDADDWFELSGLEKLYRVLKETGDDYVVGKTVKIRTDGASIVGEHESSTERRNVPPASIPHIFHHLGPRARMMKTRIIKENNIQFPAMKFAEDKQFFMDVLACCKTISTTKDVIYYLNRQNENKGSLTSRTNVLEKMKCNQKVIRYFKEKELDSDIKKMILNRLFEFDCFTGFINRYHTLRTNSPSYKQKANDYMKRKAYAWTMKKTLKAANDLDYDISDHFFKPINKVCYELFRNGKYSEIEELFRWNANEKIKNYHFVENKAFYITPLQEPYKYITVPIYAELTDCIVVNDHIQLHIKAVGDNSASINELLLRDRQSQASEFSIQATVQNNGEGILSLPIDWINSLPKAVYNIYLRYNDYQKVQLHIPSLMDGLKSSQHKNCHFYSTINQNLALKVK
- a CDS encoding alpha-glucosidase/alpha-galactosidase, with the translated sequence MARITFIGAGSTVFAKNVLGDCMMVPALEGFEFALFDIDEVRLTDSENMLNNLKNNYNCHVTVKAYTDRKEALRGAKYVINAIQVGGYKPSTVIDFEIPKKYGLRQTIADTVGIGGIFRSLRTIPVMLEFAADMEEVCPDALFLNYTNPMAALTGAMLRYTNVKTVGLCHSVQVCTSHLLKSLGIKAKNVEEKIAGINHMAWLLEVKADGKDLYPEIKRRAKEKQLEKHTDMVRFELMDKFGYYVTESSEHNAEYHPYFIKGRYPELIDRFQIPLDEYPRRCVQQIENWKKMREELVHNSNLTHVRSHEYGSRIIEAIETNIPFKFGGNVLNTGGLISNLPEKACVEVPCLVDRNGILPCYIGELPEQLAALNRTNINTQLLTIEAAVTRKKEHIYQAALLDPHTAAELSMDDIVAMCDDLIEAHGHWLPKFE
- a CDS encoding YesL family protein; this encodes MLYVNALWMLFTLGGLILFGFFPAAAAMFYLIRQWMDGADDGPIFPMFAARFKAYFKQANLLGAIILFAGILLYVDLQFFFQAESTIFAIFRYTLLTITFVYLIMLPYLFPLLVEKKRTIKEVLRDMLFMSITRIVQSAVMAIGCITIFAAYSQLAGFFICFFGSTVALWLTWNVKHAHRNIMSKQKNNRMIND